In a genomic window of Thermoproteus tenax Kra 1:
- a CDS encoding sulfurtransferase TusA family protein: protein MEEVDVRGMQCPDPLKVVAAKLAAAPQGAQFRVLTDDYTCYLMLRRMAALNDVKILSSEEGEVFVLILEK, encoded by the coding sequence ATGGAGGAGGTGGACGTCAGAGGCATGCAGTGCCCCGACCCGTTGAAGGTCGTGGCCGCCAAACTGGCCGCGGCCCCGCAGGGGGCGCAGTTCAGAGTTTTGACCGACGATTACACCTGCTACTTGATGCTGCGGAGGATGGCGGCTCTAAACGACGTCAAGATCTTGTCGTCTGAGGAGGGCGAGGTCTTCGTGTTGATCCTGGAGAAATGA
- a CDS encoding AAA family ATPase encodes MCFIIRGTATNWHFALSQIAGELKPRYPDQCDPQCLEALKAKKRDGKILWAFAQYEHFEKLKEAVEKMGEVYVLAVPTSSGSPEWYHSKVVAIGRVSKEDLVDWCQCEYWPDRRREGWNYKFFIDVLAYLEGGEGFLLKIEAPGSLHEVDCRIVEAVLDLARRSGNYVVPRCKGGIEVAPFKVAVEQLRGLYPGVAEKVGAALYAGNVLLVGPPGVGKTTLAVEFAKRLTGSDYILATANALWFRRDVIGGETIREGSVVWKSGLLIKAYNRAAGNCGRPLLLIIDEINRADADKAFGEFFSIFRSPSPEDWEIPKSLVEEIEGYGEKADEEARAFLRNYREMGDAPLKRIRVLATMNTRDVRNLFLLGEALLRRFTIVKFDVSENVFQTDKDLYSAYQNMNRGGDIPPSALIHAERLRRAYQALGLAEPRAEELIEMSSGGFALRRRRKS; translated from the coding sequence ATGTGTTTTATAATAAGGGGCACCGCCACAAACTGGCATTTCGCGCTGTCGCAGATCGCAGGCGAGCTCAAGCCGCGCTATCCAGACCAGTGCGATCCCCAATGTCTAGAGGCGTTAAAGGCAAAGAAGAGAGATGGCAAAATCCTGTGGGCGTTTGCCCAGTATGAGCACTTTGAGAAGCTGAAGGAGGCCGTTGAGAAAATGGGAGAGGTGTATGTGTTGGCAGTGCCCACGTCAAGTGGATCGCCGGAGTGGTACCACTCGAAGGTGGTGGCTATCGGCAGAGTTTCGAAGGAAGACCTTGTGGATTGGTGCCAGTGCGAGTACTGGCCTGACAGGCGCAGAGAGGGGTGGAACTACAAATTTTTCATCGATGTGCTAGCCTATCTAGAGGGCGGGGAGGGCTTTCTGCTTAAGATTGAGGCGCCTGGGTCGCTTCACGAGGTGGACTGCAGGATAGTTGAAGCTGTCTTAGATCTGGCGAGGAGAAGCGGGAACTATGTTGTACCTAGGTGTAAAGGCGGCATAGAGGTCGCCCCCTTCAAGGTTGCTGTTGAGCAACTACGCGGCTTGTATCCCGGCGTGGCGGAGAAGGTGGGGGCGGCGCTGTACGCCGGCAACGTGTTGCTTGTTGGTCCGCCGGGGGTGGGGAAGACGACGTTGGCTGTGGAGTTCGCCAAGAGGCTGACGGGGAGCGATTACATTTTGGCTACAGCGAACGCGTTGTGGTTTAGGCGCGACGTGATCGGAGGGGAAACCATAAGGGAGGGCTCCGTCGTCTGGAAGAGCGGCTTGTTGATAAAGGCCTACAACAGGGCCGCCGGAAACTGCGGGAGGCCCCTTCTCCTCATCATCGACGAGATAAATAGGGCAGATGCAGACAAGGCCTTCGGCGAGTTCTTCTCTATCTTCAGATCGCCGAGTCCCGAAGACTGGGAAATACCCAAGTCGCTGGTGGAGGAGATCGAGGGATACGGCGAAAAGGCCGACGAGGAGGCGAGGGCCTTCCTGCGGAACTATAGAGAGATGGGGGATGCCCCTCTCAAGAGGATCAGGGTGTTAGCCACGATGAACACGCGCGACGTTAGAAACCTGTTTCTGCTGGGGGAGGCCCTCTTGAGGAGATTCACCATCGTGAAATTTGACGTAAGTGAGAACGTTTTCCAGACAGATAAAGATCTCTACAGCGCATATCAGAACATGAATAGAGGAGGCGACATTCCGCCCAGCGCGTTAATTCACGCCGAGAGGCTTAGACGCGCCTACCAGGCCTTGGGTCTCGCCGAGCCGCGAGCTGAAGAGCTGATTGAGATGTCGTCTGGGGGATTCGCCCTGAGGAGGAGGCGTAAGTCGTAG
- a CDS encoding GP88 family protein: MLTLFNRRIGKRTLRELAWELYRGGAYRPPRSELELAQLVQIQRRISGGVPVPKMPYAPGNRKVGRIWTFDLPPVLTCPYATFCGRPGSAGLYRGRGLVCYDINIARYNPLHLLREYINFIHVVREGYSWLRDWTRFVVDYRGARIIRFHVGGDLFSYWYWGYLKRLASDFPHVTFYLYTRSFPIVAASPERPHNLVVLMSLDGANYKAYEKYGAYFDHITYLAAGEDARGQIPAIDALAKWAAQNGKRLIIFLEHRRLPQLRQALEKYSQYICPNELGVNTTCERCRRCFAPPRDRHFTA, encoded by the coding sequence GTGTTAACGTTGTTCAACAGACGCATCGGCAAGAGGACGTTGAGGGAGCTTGCCTGGGAGCTCTACAGAGGTGGGGCCTACAGGCCGCCCCGCTCCGAGCTGGAGCTCGCCCAACTGGTCCAAATCCAGAGGAGGATCTCGGGGGGCGTGCCGGTGCCCAAAATGCCGTATGCCCCCGGCAATAGGAAGGTGGGGAGGATATGGACCTTCGACCTCCCGCCTGTTCTGACATGCCCCTACGCCACCTTCTGCGGGAGGCCGGGGTCCGCCGGGCTCTACCGCGGGAGGGGGCTGGTATGCTACGACATAAACATCGCCAGGTACAACCCCCTACACCTCCTGAGGGAGTACATCAACTTCATCCACGTCGTGAGGGAGGGCTACAGCTGGCTTAGAGACTGGACCCGCTTCGTCGTGGACTATAGGGGTGCGAGGATAATTAGGTTCCACGTTGGTGGAGACTTATTTTCATACTGGTACTGGGGCTACCTCAAGAGGCTGGCGTCCGACTTCCCCCACGTGACGTTCTACCTCTACACGCGGTCGTTCCCCATTGTGGCGGCGTCGCCGGAGCGGCCGCACAACCTGGTGGTCCTCATGTCTCTAGACGGGGCCAACTACAAGGCCTATGAGAAATACGGCGCCTACTTCGACCACATCACGTATCTAGCCGCTGGCGAAGACGCAAGGGGCCAGATCCCCGCGATAGATGCCCTGGCTAAGTGGGCTGCCCAAAACGGCAAGAGGCTTATCATATTCCTAGAACACAGAAGACTCCCACAGCTGAGACAAGCCCTGGAGAAATACAGCCAGTACATCTGCCCAAACGAGCTAGGCGTAAATACGACATGCGAAAGGTGCAGACGCTGCTTCGCGCCCCCAAGGGACAGACATTTTACGGCTTAA
- the cas6 gene encoding CRISPR system precrRNA processing endoribonuclease RAMP protein Cas6 has translation MIFRVALRGYALDPLALAGWTPRLVHGLLTSRGIKALSVWPPIVQGRPVWGRPVAYPPGTQVEVVYVTREPPAERPDVVALGRARVAVEDVAVRWFEPKDVGANRLVLETITPVQFAVKTKERRRAKLAFLPEPLRVFKWLVITAYKLGLVEKLDRNFLRWVYEYVDLADLRCHRPSCVVKVKYDGRRSLYGFYGTAKYVVQDDRYMDKLSYYVSLANFLGLGKSRGVGLGAVQFGGAVGDSREFHGKS, from the coding sequence ATGATATTCAGGGTGGCGCTCAGGGGCTACGCGCTGGATCCCCTGGCGCTCGCCGGCTGGACGCCCCGCCTTGTGCACGGCCTGCTGACCTCGCGCGGAATCAAGGCGCTGTCCGTCTGGCCGCCCATTGTCCAGGGGAGGCCTGTGTGGGGGCGGCCCGTCGCCTATCCGCCGGGGACGCAGGTGGAGGTGGTCTACGTGACGCGGGAGCCGCCGGCCGAGAGGCCGGACGTCGTGGCGTTGGGCAGAGCCCGCGTGGCCGTCGAAGACGTCGCCGTGCGCTGGTTTGAGCCGAAAGACGTCGGGGCAAACCGCCTCGTTCTCGAGACCATAACGCCTGTGCAGTTCGCCGTTAAGACCAAGGAGAGGAGGAGGGCCAAGCTGGCGTTCCTCCCCGAGCCGCTCCGCGTCTTCAAGTGGCTCGTCATAACGGCGTATAAGCTCGGGCTTGTCGAGAAGCTCGATCGGAACTTCCTCCGCTGGGTGTATGAATATGTCGACCTTGCCGACCTACGGTGCCACAGGCCCAGTTGCGTCGTGAAGGTAAAGTACGACGGAAGGAGGTCTCTCTACGGCTTCTACGGCACCGCGAAGTATGTGGTACAGGACGACAGATACATGGACAAGCTCTCGTACTACGTTTCACTTGCCAACTTTCTGGGCTTGGGCAAGAGCCGCGGGGTTGGGCTAGGCGCCGTGCAATTCGGAGGAGCTGTAGGGGACAGCCGAGAGTTCCACGGAAAGAGCTGA
- a CDS encoding CRISPR-associated endonuclease Cas3'', whose amino-acid sequence MTCLAGPGEPLELHLEEVASCMAARGRWLAPKLARVLGVEEALARDLIVFVGYAHDVGKADRKYKDADRYFPHHEAKSAVAVQKALDSADWRIRRLAVYAVARHHYSFKELQPLGKVTFQPRCKITISWRPETELFNEALNLLFRDAEDDIYDSAVSRDFLEALEGPARYAGMALLGLLSDCDYEVASRNRR is encoded by the coding sequence ATGACGTGTCTCGCAGGCCCTGGAGAGCCCCTCGAACTGCATCTGGAGGAGGTCGCGTCGTGTATGGCGGCGAGGGGGAGGTGGCTGGCGCCCAAGCTGGCGCGGGTCCTCGGCGTAGAGGAGGCGCTGGCTAGAGACTTAATCGTGTTCGTGGGCTATGCACACGACGTTGGGAAGGCGGACAGGAAGTATAAGGACGCAGATAGGTACTTCCCGCACCACGAGGCCAAATCCGCCGTGGCTGTACAAAAAGCGCTCGACAGCGCCGATTGGAGGATCAGAAGGCTTGCCGTGTATGCCGTCGCTAGGCACCACTACTCCTTCAAGGAGCTCCAGCCCTTGGGCAAGGTAACATTTCAGCCGAGGTGCAAAATTACAATCAGCTGGAGACCGGAGACCGAGCTCTTCAACGAGGCGCTCAACCTTCTGTTCCGCGACGCCGAAGACGACATCTACGACTCGGCGGTGAGTCGCGACTTCCTAGAAGCCCTAGAAGGCCCGGCCAGATACGCCGGGATGGCGCTACTCGGCCTTCTCAGCGACTGCGACTACGAGGTGGCGTCGAGGAACAGGAGATGA
- the cas3 gene encoding CRISPR-associated helicase Cas3': MRRAVERGLELARAGVSRIVLELPTGYGKTYAAPLFYKALREEGLCSKAIHVMPLRALIRKQIERYASAHPDIKFAYQDGDVLLRDRYEKDPYFREEYVLTTLDSFVHNLAKVPVAEMWKFYKSERPSVRYHIPLAYIYPSCVFLDEAHMAAGSRKELAAVKAAVRFLKELGVPTVVMSATLGEWKRDVFKGFRFVSLGDRDEERGDDVKVADPEFERRMSNVTYKVGRVDNIEEVARRKAEEGKRVLVIVNDVCRVQRLSETLGAPAVHSLMTRRDRERAERELDKAQIVVGTDAIGAGVDVDFDVLITEADEVERVVQRVGRVCRNRESCVGEIYFIGEVDEKLLKVKNWRLPHKPDSYMHLLRGETEVDERHFWFLETVMKEERVDTGRLRKKLLKEGGSFVRHALLEAEVGEGPEESFTVPLDRLEQLEFEAYVGERRIEPPRSYEGGELMRWLLDAVAEHGDVPRIRVVKYREGLGAVLKKCGEGV; this comes from the coding sequence ATGCGTAGGGCGGTGGAGAGGGGGCTCGAGCTGGCGCGCGCGGGCGTCTCGAGGATCGTCCTGGAGCTTCCGACGGGATACGGGAAGACCTACGCCGCGCCGCTGTTCTACAAGGCTCTGAGGGAGGAGGGCCTCTGCAGCAAGGCGATCCACGTCATGCCCCTGAGAGCTCTAATTAGGAAGCAGATCGAGAGGTACGCCTCTGCTCACCCCGATATAAAGTTCGCGTATCAAGACGGCGACGTCCTCCTCAGGGACAGATACGAGAAGGATCCGTACTTCCGCGAGGAGTACGTCCTCACGACGCTGGACTCCTTCGTCCACAATCTGGCGAAGGTCCCCGTGGCGGAGATGTGGAAGTTCTACAAGTCCGAGAGACCGTCGGTGAGGTACCACATACCTCTCGCCTACATCTACCCCTCGTGCGTCTTCCTAGACGAGGCGCATATGGCAGCTGGCTCCAGGAAGGAGCTCGCCGCAGTAAAGGCGGCCGTGCGGTTCCTCAAGGAGCTCGGCGTGCCCACCGTCGTCATGTCGGCAACGCTTGGCGAGTGGAAGAGGGATGTATTCAAGGGCTTTAGGTTTGTGTCGCTTGGGGATAGAGACGAGGAGAGGGGCGACGACGTCAAAGTCGCCGATCCGGAGTTCGAGCGGCGGATGTCGAACGTAACTTACAAGGTGGGGAGGGTCGACAATATAGAGGAGGTGGCGAGGCGCAAAGCGGAGGAAGGGAAGAGGGTGCTCGTGATAGTTAACGACGTCTGTAGAGTCCAGCGCCTCTCCGAGACGCTGGGGGCGCCGGCGGTGCACTCCCTCATGACGCGGAGAGACCGCGAGAGGGCTGAGCGCGAGCTCGATAAGGCGCAGATCGTGGTGGGCACAGACGCGATTGGGGCCGGCGTCGACGTAGACTTCGACGTGTTGATAACCGAAGCCGACGAGGTGGAGCGGGTCGTGCAACGGGTAGGGCGCGTCTGCAGAAACAGGGAGAGCTGCGTAGGCGAGATATACTTCATCGGCGAGGTCGATGAGAAGCTCCTCAAGGTCAAGAACTGGCGTCTCCCGCACAAGCCGGACAGCTACATGCACCTCCTCCGAGGGGAGACCGAGGTGGACGAGAGGCACTTCTGGTTTCTGGAGACGGTCATGAAGGAGGAGAGGGTGGACACAGGCCGTTTGAGGAAAAAGTTGTTGAAGGAGGGCGGCTCCTTCGTCCGCCACGCCCTGCTGGAGGCGGAGGTGGGGGAGGGGCCCGAGGAATCCTTCACAGTCCCGTTGGACAGGCTGGAACAGCTGGAGTTTGAGGCGTATGTCGGAGAAAGGCGGATTGAGCCGCCCCGTAGCTACGAAGGCGGGGAACTGATGAGGTGGCTCCTTGACGCCGTCGCTGAGCACGGTGATGTGCCGAGGATACGCGTTGTGAAATACAGAGAGGGGCTTGGGGCTGTGCTCAAGAAGTGCGGAGAGGGGGTATGA
- a CDS encoding DevR family CRISPR-associated autoregulator produces the protein MFVSFAFRFRVEVEALNMVETVGNYARHRTVPVLIREDDGYRITAAPGVSGQSISYGYMAALVKLAAERKLPVCDECASYEKIGGFFKRADRADIGHDDRVKTCVVEDITGFMATKEAGGGEKGSAVKRTSAVMFSYMLPDTSSARGVITPQFHVRYNLQNPDAQRPFTIESGTAIYIQAVAIDVMKIGRLEDGDDVDDWLERAELAFDALKLLYSGMLFGAKKARYLPAFEPLGGVAAVADPHPFMVSPPRYGDYWALNKARVEKMKSLYDMLELSCFDREGITSCDSGLSTLEELIDWAKERVLEYFEE, from the coding sequence ATGTTTGTGTCGTTCGCCTTCCGGTTCCGAGTGGAGGTCGAGGCCCTCAACATGGTCGAGACTGTGGGGAACTACGCCAGGCACAGGACTGTCCCTGTCCTCATCCGCGAGGACGACGGCTATCGCATCACGGCGGCTCCCGGCGTCTCGGGACAGTCCATTTCCTATGGCTACATGGCTGCGCTTGTCAAGCTCGCAGCGGAGAGGAAATTGCCGGTCTGTGATGAGTGCGCGAGCTATGAGAAGATCGGCGGCTTCTTCAAGCGTGCGGATAGAGCTGACATTGGGCACGACGACAGAGTGAAGACTTGCGTCGTGGAGGACATCACGGGCTTCATGGCGACGAAGGAGGCCGGCGGCGGCGAGAAGGGATCCGCCGTCAAGAGGACGAGCGCGGTGATGTTCAGCTACATGCTTCCGGACACCTCCAGCGCGAGGGGCGTCATCACGCCGCAGTTCCACGTCCGCTACAACCTCCAGAACCCCGACGCACAGAGACCGTTCACTATCGAGAGCGGCACGGCCATATACATTCAAGCTGTCGCGATAGACGTGATGAAAATCGGTAGGTTGGAGGACGGAGATGACGTGGACGATTGGCTTGAAAGGGCCGAGTTAGCCTTTGACGCTCTGAAGCTTCTCTACTCCGGTATGCTTTTTGGCGCGAAGAAGGCGCGGTATCTGCCTGCTTTCGAGCCTCTTGGCGGCGTCGCCGCTGTCGCAGACCCCCACCCCTTCATGGTGTCTCCGCCGCGCTACGGCGACTACTGGGCCTTGAATAAAGCCCGCGTGGAGAAGATGAAGTCGCTGTATGATATGTTAGAGCTGTCGTGCTTCGACCGCGAGGGGATAACGTCATGTGACTCGGGCCTGTCTACGTTGGAGGAGCTCATAGACTGGGCAAAGGAGCGGGTGCTTGAGTACTTCGAAGAATGA
- a CDS encoding DNA-processing protein DprA — protein METREYVTLLHGAWSKWDRIKRLVYRELGVRNTEELIRRFVDVESCRPLDVETLASALRKFVEPADPGAFATPFFDPRYPCELLRYPAYGDVLYPPLMLYWSREFNANERPAVAVVGTRRCSSWGRKTARELGRALASRGYAVVTGLAECVDAEAARGALDAGGIVVGVRPWLRPLELPRESAPLAKRVVIVSERLEKPRGDVRRLYFLRNRIIAGMAKAVVVVEAREGGGTMHQIELGLRRGKPVYIMKPASEDYLPAYKAFLEKGAEEVEDIAQLLRYVQRA, from the coding sequence GTGGAGACAAGGGAGTATGTCACTCTGCTTCACGGAGCTTGGTCGAAGTGGGATAGGATAAAGCGCTTAGTGTATAGGGAGCTGGGGGTGAGGAATACTGAGGAGCTCATCCGGCGGTTCGTGGACGTAGAGAGCTGCCGGCCGTTGGACGTGGAGACTCTGGCGTCGGCGTTGCGCAAGTTCGTCGAGCCGGCCGACCCCGGCGCCTTCGCCACGCCCTTCTTCGACCCCCGCTACCCATGCGAGCTCCTGCGGTACCCCGCCTATGGAGACGTGCTCTACCCGCCCCTCATGCTCTACTGGAGCAGGGAGTTCAACGCCAACGAGCGGCCGGCGGTGGCGGTGGTTGGGACGCGGAGGTGCTCCAGCTGGGGGAGAAAGACGGCGAGGGAGCTCGGCAGAGCTCTGGCGTCTAGGGGCTACGCCGTCGTGACCGGGCTCGCCGAGTGTGTAGACGCAGAGGCGGCGCGCGGCGCTCTAGATGCCGGCGGAATAGTCGTGGGCGTGAGGCCGTGGCTGAGGCCGCTCGAGCTCCCCAGAGAGTCTGCGCCGTTGGCCAAGAGGGTTGTTATCGTCAGCGAGCGGCTGGAGAAGCCGAGGGGGGACGTGAGGCGGCTCTACTTCCTCCGCAACAGGATAATAGCGGGGATGGCCAAGGCGGTGGTGGTCGTGGAGGCGCGGGAGGGCGGCGGGACGATGCACCAGATAGAGCTGGGACTGAGGCGGGGGAAGCCCGTCTATATAATGAAGCCCGCCTCTGAGGACTACCTGCCCGCCTACAAGGCCTTCTTAGAGAAGGGCGCCGAGGAGGTAGAGGACATCGCGCAGCTCCTACGCTATGTACAGAGGGCTTGA
- a CDS encoding ComF family protein, protein MYRGLELRRDFIYYNGSPLARLITSFPSRRYCPICGHPLPRGSTECPLHGPEERVDATMAVGLYYTVKAERSGYGNQLTNLILRLKQSVEEAKLLGAAMALLVREGVFRISDVDVVTYVPKRREEFKVDEETGKRFNQAYQLARAVAHHLRLGKPVKTVRKVKPFTLQGLRRDERYRLAYAGYEVLQNVADRIRDKSVLLVDDVRTSGATANAIAAKLKELGAKKVYLFVAGRTAEISILNEICSNAEGCEKP, encoded by the coding sequence ATGTACAGAGGGCTTGAGCTCAGAAGAGACTTCATATACTACAATGGGAGCCCCCTGGCCAGGCTGATTACCAGCTTCCCCTCGCGGCGCTACTGCCCCATATGTGGCCACCCCCTCCCCAGGGGCTCAACAGAGTGCCCACTTCATGGTCCAGAGGAGAGAGTTGACGCCACTATGGCGGTAGGCCTCTACTACACTGTGAAAGCTGAGAGATCTGGCTACGGAAACCAACTCACTAACCTGATCCTCAGACTTAAGCAGTCTGTGGAAGAGGCGAAGCTGCTCGGCGCCGCCATGGCTCTGTTGGTCAGAGAGGGCGTATTCCGCATCAGCGACGTAGATGTCGTGACCTATGTCCCCAAGAGACGGGAGGAGTTCAAGGTAGACGAGGAGACGGGGAAGCGTTTTAATCAAGCGTATCAGCTTGCACGTGCAGTCGCACATCACCTTCGTCTAGGCAAGCCGGTAAAGACGGTCAGAAAAGTGAAGCCTTTTACTCTTCAGGGGCTGAGGCGAGATGAGAGGTATAGGTTAGCCTACGCCGGATATGAAGTGCTGCAGAATGTAGCCGACAGAATTCGGGACAAGAGCGTGCTTCTGGTTGACGACGTTAGGACGTCGGGCGCTACGGCCAACGCAATAGCGGCGAAGCTCAAAGAGCTCGGCGCTAAAAAGGTCTACCTCTTCGTGGCGGGGCGCACAGCAGAGATATCTATACTAAACGAGATATGCTCCAACGCAGAGGGTTGCGAAAAACCATAG
- a CDS encoding proteasome-type protease, with amino-acid sequence MTLVIGVVWRAVQGVLVVADTRSSMGPVFLEERKIHPVKRGGLGYAVLAGSGNPKLVKKGYRVIEETIDSWIAQNGTRTPKSQELNKMVDTAERLLIEELKFLRDRGIDPCEDGLSILWASVSDEGDPRLYHIDCTGLADAKHDNPGYVLLGRGLYTGALALLRLFNFSPEHTWDMGLYTAFIIDLVSEVDSSVSPFLGDSYLIRKEGEKVVLGPLKPEAYQEYKKKIAKRREAIQLLWQALESVDNEDEVMEILREKIRQIQK; translated from the coding sequence ATGACGCTGGTAATCGGCGTAGTCTGGCGGGCGGTGCAAGGCGTCTTGGTAGTCGCAGACACTAGATCCTCCATGGGCCCCGTGTTTCTAGAGGAGAGGAAGATACACCCCGTAAAGCGGGGCGGATTGGGATACGCTGTGTTAGCCGGCTCCGGGAACCCCAAGCTCGTGAAGAAGGGGTATAGGGTGATTGAAGAAACAATAGACAGCTGGATAGCACAAAACGGCACGCGCACGCCCAAGTCGCAGGAACTCAACAAAATGGTAGACACCGCAGAGCGGCTATTAATAGAAGAGCTCAAATTCCTTAGAGACAGAGGCATAGATCCGTGCGAAGACGGGTTATCAATACTGTGGGCGTCTGTCTCAGATGAAGGCGACCCACGCCTATACCACATAGACTGCACCGGCTTAGCAGACGCCAAACACGACAACCCAGGCTACGTCCTCTTGGGCAGGGGTCTCTACACCGGCGCCCTCGCCCTGCTTCGCCTGTTTAACTTCAGCCCAGAGCACACGTGGGACATGGGCCTTTACACCGCATTCATAATAGACCTAGTGTCCGAGGTCGACTCGTCGGTCTCCCCATTCCTAGGCGATTCCTACCTAATCAGAAAAGAGGGCGAAAAGGTAGTCCTTGGGCCTCTAAAGCCTGAGGCCTACCAGGAGTACAAGAAAAAGATCGCAAAGAGGAGAGAGGCTATCCAGTTGCTCTGGCAAGCCCTCGAGAGCGTCGACAACGAGGACGAAGTCATGGAAATACTGAGAGAAAAAATAAGACAGATACAGAAGTAG
- a CDS encoding radical SAM protein, giving the protein MITHAAALVVERFVGRLSRSPADPRRHAAALRRFEGRFGLYIHIPFCRSLCRFCSFVRYPYDPALYRRYKAALAKELQFLAEAAEGAKVDVLYVGGGTPTVDVYALAEILDVAKSHFGRLDISVEANPADVTDESISVLKEAGVERLSIGLQSLYDAKLAELGRRSHTAAQGAQAARLAAGRFPTVNIDMIWGTRLDTPATLRREAALALSLGVGQVTFYPLMPGPGLRKTLRQRGEGPWHPQEEALYGAILETASERGYAPATPWCFSRTAGLIDEYVVDHDVYLAAGASAIGRSNWYIYVNSFDPTKYVDYVERRGHGAARAMYIAPWEDALYYASTALFGLRWCPREVERRYGPLGQLINASVAPYARLHGQRRGPCYRITSPKALYQIHQMQRGIYMGLNALREWGMKTRT; this is encoded by the coding sequence ATGATTACACACGCCGCCGCCCTCGTGGTGGAGCGGTTCGTGGGGAGGTTGAGCAGATCGCCAGCAGACCCCCGGAGACACGCCGCCGCGTTGAGGAGGTTCGAAGGCCGGTTTGGGCTGTATATCCACATCCCCTTCTGCAGATCCCTCTGTAGGTTCTGTAGCTTCGTTAGATACCCATACGACCCCGCCCTCTACAGGAGGTACAAGGCGGCCTTGGCAAAGGAGCTGCAGTTCCTGGCGGAGGCAGCCGAGGGGGCCAAGGTCGACGTCTTATACGTGGGCGGGGGCACCCCCACCGTCGACGTCTACGCCCTGGCCGAGATCCTCGACGTGGCGAAGAGCCACTTCGGCAGGTTGGACATAAGCGTTGAGGCCAACCCCGCCGACGTCACAGACGAGTCCATCTCCGTGCTCAAGGAGGCGGGCGTGGAGAGGCTGAGCATCGGCCTACAGAGCCTCTACGACGCCAAACTCGCCGAGCTCGGCCGCAGGTCCCACACGGCGGCGCAGGGGGCACAAGCCGCGAGGCTCGCCGCGGGGAGGTTCCCCACCGTAAACATAGACATGATCTGGGGCACGCGGCTGGACACCCCCGCCACCTTGAGGAGAGAGGCCGCGTTGGCTCTATCCCTCGGCGTCGGCCAAGTCACCTTCTACCCTCTCATGCCGGGCCCCGGCCTCAGAAAAACACTGAGGCAGAGGGGGGAGGGGCCCTGGCACCCCCAGGAGGAGGCCCTATACGGCGCCATCCTAGAGACAGCCTCAGAGCGGGGCTACGCCCCCGCCACCCCCTGGTGCTTCAGCCGAACCGCCGGCTTGATAGACGAATACGTGGTCGACCACGACGTCTACCTAGCCGCCGGGGCAAGCGCAATAGGCAGAAGCAACTGGTACATCTACGTCAACAGCTTTGACCCAACTAAATACGTGGACTACGTCGAACGCCGCGGCCACGGAGCCGCCAGAGCCATGTACATAGCCCCCTGGGAAGACGCCCTGTACTACGCCTCCACAGCGCTGTTCGGCCTCAGGTGGTGCCCCCGGGAGGTGGAGAGGCGCTACGGCCCACTCGGCCAACTCATAAACGCCTCGGTGGCCCCCTACGCGAGGCTACACGGCCAGAGGAGGGGCCCATGCTACAGGATCACAAGCCCCAAAGCCCTGTACCAAATACACCAGATGCAGAGAGGAATATACATGGGCCTCAACGCCCTGAGGGAGTGGGGAATGAAAACCCGCACCTAG